In Rhodomicrobium lacus, the following proteins share a genomic window:
- a CDS encoding LysR substrate-binding domain-containing protein, producing MIDAKPGWIVADAASRRRRLPPLNALRAFEAAARNASFSKAAAELSVTPGAISRHITELEGYLGVKLFHRSAKGVALSDFGAKLAPGIGAGFDQLHVAFDQALRRSPLKTELSLTLLRMLERWFLSRLGNFYANDDGFDVKFNISDNLLSRNMGGFDLGIAYGRGTWPDVEQEYLMSADIFPVCSPSMVAGSPHTLTPRQIADWPLIHVGPDNASLPNWRDWFAAYGLARFPRGIHFPTPSLAVEYAAQGHGLALASLALVENDLIQERLVRPLGPNFVLANPNAFFLIWPKNRTLSVSGRRFLDWLKMEVPPSSRDLRAMVR from the coding sequence ATGATAGATGCGAAACCAGGTTGGATTGTCGCGGACGCAGCCTCCCGGCGTCGCCGCCTGCCGCCTCTCAATGCATTGCGGGCATTCGAAGCCGCGGCCCGGAATGCCAGTTTCAGCAAGGCGGCAGCGGAGTTGTCGGTCACCCCCGGGGCGATCAGCCGACATATCACGGAATTGGAGGGGTATCTGGGCGTAAAGTTGTTCCACCGTTCCGCCAAAGGCGTTGCCCTGAGCGATTTCGGCGCCAAACTCGCTCCGGGTATTGGCGCCGGATTCGACCAACTCCACGTGGCCTTCGACCAGGCCTTGCGAAGATCACCGCTCAAAACCGAATTGAGTTTGACGTTGCTCCGCATGCTGGAGCGGTGGTTTCTTAGCCGGCTGGGGAACTTCTACGCCAACGACGACGGATTTGACGTGAAGTTTAATATATCCGACAACCTTTTAAGCCGGAATATGGGCGGCTTTGATCTCGGCATCGCCTATGGCAGAGGCACATGGCCGGATGTCGAGCAGGAATACTTGATGAGCGCGGACATCTTTCCCGTATGCTCTCCATCGATGGTCGCCGGATCGCCACACACTTTGACGCCGCGCCAGATTGCCGATTGGCCGCTAATTCACGTCGGGCCGGACAATGCCTCGCTGCCCAACTGGCGCGACTGGTTTGCCGCCTATGGGCTGGCTCGCTTCCCACGGGGGATCCATTTTCCCACTCCGTCTCTGGCCGTCGAATACGCGGCCCAAGGACACGGCCTCGCGCTCGCTAGTCTCGCATTGGTGGAAAACGATCTGATTCAGGAACGACTGGTCAGGCCTCTCGGTCCGAACTTCGTCCTGGCCAATCCCAATGCCTTTTTCCTGATATGGCCCAAGAACCGAACGTTGTCGGTGAGCGGACGACGCTTCCTGGACTGGCTGAAGATGGAAGTGCCTCCCTCTTCCCGCGATCTCCGAGCAATGGTTCGTTAG
- a CDS encoding NAD(P)-dependent oxidoreductase: MSKVAFIGLGVMGYPMAGHIARRGHDVTVFNRTAAKANKWVAEFGGRQAPTPASAARDADFVFSCVGNDNDLREVTTAPQGAFGALKPGAIFIDNTTDSADVARELYAAAKSHGAHFLDAPVSGGQAGAENGVLTVMVGGDAEAFAAAEPVIASFARAVKHLGPSGAGQLTKMVNQICIAGVVQGLAEAIHFAQKSGLDVEAVIDTISKGAAQSWQMENRWKTMDEGRFDFGFAVDWMRKDLAICLDEARKNGAQLPLAALVDQFYSEVQAMGGSRWDTSSLIARLNRK, translated from the coding sequence GTGAGCAAGGTTGCATTCATCGGACTGGGCGTCATGGGCTATCCCATGGCCGGGCATATCGCCAGGCGCGGCCACGATGTGACGGTCTTCAACCGCACGGCGGCGAAGGCGAACAAATGGGTGGCCGAATTCGGCGGGCGCCAGGCGCCGACACCCGCATCGGCCGCAAGGGACGCGGATTTCGTCTTCTCCTGCGTCGGCAACGACAACGACCTGCGCGAGGTGACGACAGCACCGCAGGGCGCGTTCGGCGCTCTGAAGCCGGGCGCGATCTTCATCGACAACACGACGGATTCGGCCGACGTCGCGCGCGAGCTTTACGCCGCCGCGAAGTCTCACGGCGCGCATTTTCTCGACGCTCCCGTCTCGGGCGGTCAGGCGGGCGCGGAAAACGGCGTCCTGACGGTGATGGTTGGCGGGGACGCGGAAGCCTTCGCCGCCGCGGAGCCTGTCATCGCTTCGTTCGCGCGCGCCGTGAAGCACCTGGGGCCGTCGGGCGCGGGCCAATTGACCAAGATGGTCAACCAAATCTGCATCGCTGGCGTGGTGCAGGGGCTCGCCGAGGCCATCCACTTCGCCCAGAAATCCGGGCTCGACGTAGAGGCTGTGATCGACACGATTTCCAAGGGCGCGGCGCAGTCCTGGCAAATGGAAAACCGCTGGAAAACGATGGACGAGGGCCGTTTCGACTTCGGCTTCGCGGTCGACTGGATGCGGAAGGATCTCGCGATCTGTCTCGACGAGGCCCGTAAAAACGGCGCTCAGCTTCCCCTCGCCGCGCTTGTCGATCAGTTCTATTCCGAGGTGCAGGCGATGGGCGGCAGCCGCTGGGACACGTCGAGCCTCATTGCCCGCCTGAACCGGAAGTGA
- a CDS encoding ABC transporter substrate-binding protein — translation MNIRTVFIAGAALLFAATAVHAQTPVKIGVLNDRSSLYADLGGEGSVVAAKLAVEDFKAADKGLKVDVIAADHQNKSDIAVNTAREWFDQQGVDLIVDTPNSGVALAVSEIVKEKNKVFINSGAASSDLTGAKCTPNTIHWTYDTWQLANGTGSAIVKQGGDKWFFITADYAFGHALERDTAKVVKDAGGTVLGSVKAPLNTQDFSSFLLQAQSSGAKIVGLANAGGDTINSIKQASEFGIVQGGQNLAGLLIFLTDIHSLGLKTAQGLIFTASFYWDLNDDTRAFADRFQKQTGRKPTMVQAGVYSGVLHYLKAVEALKSAKDGAAVVTQMKATPTDDPLFGKGEVRADGRKIHDSYLFEVKKPEESKGPWDYYKLLATTPKEKAFRPLSEGGCPLVASAAK, via the coding sequence ATGAACATCAGGACGGTATTCATCGCGGGAGCGGCATTGCTTTTCGCCGCAACTGCCGTGCATGCCCAGACGCCGGTCAAGATCGGCGTGCTGAACGACCGCTCAAGCCTCTATGCCGATCTCGGCGGCGAAGGCTCGGTCGTCGCCGCGAAGCTCGCGGTCGAGGATTTCAAGGCCGCCGACAAGGGCCTCAAGGTCGACGTCATCGCGGCGGACCATCAGAACAAGTCCGACATCGCGGTGAACACCGCGCGCGAATGGTTCGACCAGCAGGGCGTCGACCTCATCGTCGACACGCCGAATTCCGGCGTCGCGCTGGCGGTGAGCGAGATCGTGAAGGAAAAGAACAAGGTTTTCATCAACTCGGGCGCGGCATCGTCCGATCTCACCGGCGCGAAATGCACGCCGAACACCATCCACTGGACCTACGACACCTGGCAGCTCGCCAACGGCACGGGGTCCGCGATCGTGAAGCAGGGCGGCGACAAGTGGTTCTTCATCACCGCCGATTACGCCTTCGGCCATGCGCTCGAACGCGACACCGCGAAGGTGGTGAAAGACGCCGGCGGCACCGTGCTCGGCTCGGTGAAGGCGCCCCTCAACACACAGGACTTCTCGTCCTTCCTGCTTCAGGCGCAATCTTCGGGCGCGAAAATCGTCGGCCTTGCCAATGCCGGCGGCGACACGATCAACTCGATCAAGCAGGCGTCCGAGTTCGGTATCGTGCAGGGCGGCCAGAACCTCGCGGGCCTGTTGATCTTCCTGACGGACATCCACTCGCTCGGGCTGAAGACGGCGCAGGGCCTTATCTTCACCGCCTCCTTTTACTGGGATCTGAACGACGACACGCGCGCCTTTGCGGACCGCTTCCAGAAGCAGACAGGCCGTAAGCCGACCATGGTCCAGGCTGGCGTCTATTCCGGTGTGCTCCATTATCTGAAGGCGGTGGAGGCGCTGAAAAGTGCGAAGGACGGCGCTGCGGTCGTCACGCAGATGAAGGCGACGCCCACCGACGATCCGCTGTTCGGCAAGGGCGAAGTGCGCGCCGACGGTCGCAAGATCCACGATTCCTACCTTTTCGAGGTGAAGAAGCCCGAAGAATCGAAGGGGCCGTGGGACTATTACAAGCTGCTCGCTACGACGCCGAAGGAAAAGGCTTTCCGTCCGCTTTCGGAAGGCGGCTGCCCGCTCGTAGCCTCGGCTGCGAAGTAA
- a CDS encoding hemolysin family protein: MPWPELLVLVSLILLNAFLVAAELAIVSSRPARLQKFVSDGKKGAVAATALNADPGRFLPAVQIGITFVAIISGAYGEQALAPSFTTALEEVGWFGAWSGWVASIIVVVVISYFSLVIGELVPKRLALSNREVIACFVAPTMNVWATISTPISYFLRISTDAVLRLAGPMKAEPEITEEEVKSMIAEGTEAGVFEKAEQEIIERVLSVADRSVRSIMVPRRDIIWLDVNDGEDAIFNDIFASGHSRFPVCRSDVDETLGVIHAKTLLEQCRHGGKINLEAAIMAPLYVHESTNVLKLLEMFKNTLVHMAIVLDEHGTVQGIVTPADILAGIAGELPEEEADIGQSAVQREDGSWLLDAQMPVYEVERVLDVHGMAVDDAEYTTLAGFVLAQLGHIPAVGEKFRWRSWVFEVIDLDGRRIDKVLAFRPV, translated from the coding sequence ATGCCCTGGCCCGAACTCCTCGTCCTCGTCTCTCTAATTTTGCTCAACGCCTTTCTGGTGGCGGCAGAGCTTGCGATCGTCTCATCGCGACCGGCACGACTGCAAAAGTTCGTCAGCGATGGAAAAAAGGGGGCCGTTGCCGCGACCGCTCTCAATGCGGACCCGGGACGCTTCCTTCCCGCAGTACAGATCGGCATCACCTTTGTCGCAATCATATCCGGCGCATATGGCGAGCAGGCTCTCGCACCGAGCTTCACCACCGCGCTCGAAGAGGTGGGCTGGTTCGGCGCGTGGTCCGGGTGGGTCGCGTCTATCATCGTCGTCGTCGTTATCTCATACTTCTCGCTGGTGATCGGCGAACTCGTGCCGAAGAGACTCGCGCTCTCGAACCGCGAGGTCATCGCCTGCTTCGTAGCGCCGACCATGAATGTCTGGGCGACCATTTCGACCCCGATCTCCTACTTTCTTCGCATCTCGACGGATGCCGTGCTTCGGCTCGCGGGCCCGATGAAGGCCGAGCCGGAAATCACCGAGGAAGAAGTGAAGTCGATGATCGCGGAGGGAACGGAAGCGGGCGTGTTCGAAAAGGCCGAGCAGGAAATAATCGAACGCGTGCTGAGCGTCGCCGACCGCTCTGTGCGCTCGATCATGGTGCCCCGGCGAGACATCATCTGGCTGGACGTAAACGATGGCGAAGACGCCATCTTCAACGACATCTTCGCGAGCGGTCATTCGCGCTTTCCCGTGTGCCGCAGCGACGTGGACGAAACGCTCGGGGTTATCCACGCGAAAACGCTGCTTGAACAATGCCGCCATGGCGGCAAGATCAATCTCGAAGCTGCGATCATGGCGCCGCTCTACGTTCACGAGAGCACGAACGTGCTGAAGCTTCTCGAAATGTTCAAGAACACGCTCGTTCACATGGCGATCGTGCTCGACGAACATGGCACCGTGCAGGGTATCGTGACTCCCGCCGACATTCTGGCGGGGATCGCGGGCGAATTGCCGGAAGAAGAAGCCGACATCGGACAGTCCGCCGTTCAACGCGAGGACGGCTCCTGGCTGCTCGACGCGCAGATGCCCGTCTACGAGGTCGAGCGCGTGCTCGACGTGCATGGCATGGCCGTCGATGACGCCGAATATACGACGCTTGCGGGCTTCGTTCTGGCACAGCTCGGACACATTCCGGCGGTGGGCGAGAAGTTCCGCTGGCGCTCATGGGTGTTCGAGGTCATCGATCTCGACGGTCGCCGTATCGACAAGGTGCTCGCGTTCCGCCCCGTGTAA
- a CDS encoding ABC transporter permease: MSLVLRAIWNIFDKNFSLIGILLIWQSSCDLGLISKNILASPLDVLASGWSLLKSGDLLTHMSVSFLRALSGLALGVSLGTMLALLSGLSDWGRRIVDGPVQAPRALPFLGLVPLFILWFGIGEMPKIALVALATTFPIYINLLSGIRGVDSKLMEAGICFGLSRTEQIVHVVLPGAAPSFLTGLRHALTVSWLSLVAAEQINATQGVGYLILQAREFLRTDIMLVGLTVYALLGVSTNALVQAIERRALAWRAPVGVEA, translated from the coding sequence ATGAGCCTCGTATTGCGCGCCATATGGAATATTTTCGATAAGAATTTCTCACTCATCGGCATTCTTCTCATATGGCAGAGCAGCTGCGATCTGGGGCTGATTAGCAAAAACATTCTCGCCTCCCCCCTGGATGTTCTGGCCTCTGGATGGAGCCTGCTGAAATCGGGCGATCTCCTGACACATATGTCGGTCTCATTTCTGAGAGCGCTCAGTGGCCTCGCCCTAGGCGTGAGCCTTGGGACGATGCTTGCCCTGCTGTCGGGCCTGAGCGACTGGGGACGACGGATCGTCGACGGCCCGGTGCAGGCGCCCCGGGCATTGCCGTTCCTCGGGCTGGTCCCGCTGTTCATCCTATGGTTTGGCATAGGCGAAATGCCAAAGATTGCCCTGGTTGCCCTGGCGACGACATTTCCTATATATATTAATCTGTTATCCGGGATCCGTGGGGTCGACTCCAAGCTCATGGAGGCCGGAATTTGTTTCGGGCTAAGCCGCACCGAGCAGATTGTCCATGTGGTGCTGCCGGGAGCCGCGCCCTCCTTCCTGACCGGACTACGTCATGCGCTGACCGTTTCCTGGCTTAGCCTCGTAGCAGCAGAGCAAATAAACGCCACACAAGGCGTCGGCTACCTGATATTACAAGCCCGCGAATTCTTGAGGACCGACATCATGCTCGTCGGACTGACCGTTTATGCCCTCTTGGGCGTTTCGACCAATGCCTTGGTCCAAGCCATCGAACGCCGGGCTTTGGCTTGGCGCGCGCCAGTTGGAGTCGAAGCGTGA
- a CDS encoding phasin family protein: MTQPLDFEIPSSVRDLAAKSVEQTREAYNRFIEAARQANDVVLKSSDVFANGAREINEKAVKFTEANLQAQFELAQRLVHAKDLKEALDIQNQFARQQVEAYAQQAQELTRLVAQSAQKVNPTNQY; encoded by the coding sequence ATGACGCAGCCCCTCGATTTCGAAATTCCGTCCTCGGTCCGCGACCTTGCCGCGAAGAGCGTCGAGCAGACCCGCGAAGCTTACAACCGCTTCATTGAAGCCGCCCGTCAGGCGAACGATGTGGTGCTGAAGTCGTCGGACGTGTTCGCCAACGGCGCGCGCGAGATCAACGAGAAGGCCGTAAAGTTTACGGAAGCCAACCTTCAGGCGCAGTTCGAGCTGGCTCAGCGTCTCGTCCACGCGAAAGACCTCAAGGAAGCGCTCGACATTCAGAACCAGTTCGCTCGCCAGCAGGTCGAAGCCTACGCGCAGCAGGCGCAGGAATTGACGCGCCTCGTCGCGCAGTCCGCGCAGAAGGTCAATCCGACCAACCAGTATTGA
- a CDS encoding ABC transporter ATP-binding protein: protein MPERGSPERGLAEAKAIRQAGAPVLAVSGLEAWYGESHVLHGVTFDLRPGEVVTLLGRNGAGKTTTLRAIMGLLAKRQGSVLFDGVETIAFPSRTIARLGMGYVPEERGIFASLSVEENLMLPPVVKPGGLTVDRIYDMFPNIKERRGSQGTKLSGGEQQMLAIARILRTGARTLLLDEPTEGLAPVIVQQIGRTIRELKKDGFNIVLVEQNFHFAATVADRHFVVEQGKVVDMIPNADLEANKAKLHSYLGV, encoded by the coding sequence ATGCCTGAGCGCGGAAGTCCTGAGCGCGGATTGGCCGAGGCGAAAGCCATCCGGCAGGCGGGGGCTCCGGTGCTGGCGGTTTCCGGCCTCGAAGCCTGGTACGGCGAAAGCCACGTGCTGCATGGCGTGACGTTCGACCTTCGACCGGGCGAAGTGGTCACGCTGCTCGGCCGCAACGGCGCCGGCAAGACAACGACATTGCGCGCGATCATGGGCCTTCTCGCGAAGCGGCAAGGCTCCGTGCTGTTCGACGGCGTGGAAACCATCGCCTTTCCCTCTCGAACCATCGCGCGGCTCGGCATGGGCTACGTGCCGGAAGAGCGCGGCATCTTCGCGAGCCTTTCGGTCGAGGAAAACCTCATGCTGCCGCCCGTGGTCAAGCCGGGCGGCCTTACCGTCGACCGCATCTACGACATGTTTCCGAACATCAAGGAGCGCCGGGGGAGCCAGGGCACAAAGCTTTCGGGCGGTGAACAGCAGATGCTCGCCATAGCCCGTATTCTCCGCACCGGCGCGCGAACGCTGCTTCTCGACGAGCCGACCGAGGGGCTTGCGCCCGTCATCGTTCAGCAGATCGGCCGCACCATCCGCGAGCTGAAGAAGGACGGCTTCAACATCGTGCTCGTCGAACAGAATTTCCATTTCGCGGCCACCGTAGCCGACCGCCATTTCGTGGTCGAGCAAGGCAAGGTGGTCGACATGATTCCGAACGCGGACCTCGAAGCGAACAAGGCGAAACTGCACAGCTATCTCGGCGTTTAG
- a CDS encoding ABC transporter ATP-binding protein has protein sequence MRAETLAVPEVVPLAPPAVRVRGLNRAFGNVTILDRLELNISAGEFVAMLGRSGPGKTTLLRALAGIDPAPVGVVEVAEPWAMVFQEPRLFPWMRVRRNVAIGLRGPDVQERAVRALREVGLNHRLDAWPLTLSGGEAQRAALARALVREPHLLLLDEPFASLDALTRLQMHDLVLSLWRTHRPAVLAVTHDVDEAIRLADRVIVLSAGRIAADLPVDLPRPRDQGLAGFSALRHRLLSLLGVKTNDAAG, from the coding sequence GTGAGAGCCGAAACTCTGGCCGTTCCTGAGGTCGTCCCGCTCGCTCCACCAGCCGTTCGAGTGAGGGGCCTCAACCGTGCCTTCGGAAACGTCACCATCCTTGACCGACTGGAGTTGAATATCTCCGCCGGGGAATTCGTCGCCATGCTGGGACGAAGCGGTCCGGGCAAGACCACCCTGCTGCGCGCCTTGGCCGGTATCGACCCCGCACCAGTCGGAGTGGTGGAGGTAGCCGAGCCCTGGGCGATGGTTTTCCAGGAACCGCGGCTGTTTCCCTGGATGCGCGTGCGCCGGAACGTGGCGATTGGCCTGCGGGGGCCTGACGTTCAGGAACGGGCCGTTCGGGCGCTGCGCGAAGTCGGCCTGAACCATCGTCTGGACGCGTGGCCGCTGACGCTTTCGGGCGGCGAAGCGCAACGGGCGGCTCTCGCCCGCGCGTTGGTCCGCGAGCCGCATCTTCTCCTGCTTGACGAGCCCTTCGCCTCTCTGGACGCGTTGACGCGTCTGCAAATGCACGATCTGGTGCTGTCGTTGTGGCGCACCCATCGACCGGCCGTGCTGGCGGTAACCCACGACGTGGACGAAGCCATCCGACTGGCGGACCGTGTCATCGTCCTGTCGGCCGGTCGCATCGCCGCCGATCTGCCGGTCGATCTACCGCGCCCGCGCGACCAGGGTCTTGCGGGGTTTTCTGCTCTTCGACATCGCCTGCTCAGCCTTCTTGGCGTCAAGACCAATGACGCCGCCGGTTGA
- a CDS encoding branched-chain amino acid ABC transporter permease, whose product MTLDQPRIIASQAVRPFAASPSFLHAALFAGLAALLAILPALGLYPFVLAQLLCFALFACAFNMLLGFVGLLSFGHAMFFGMASYVAAYTAKSGLASLPFWLPGVGRFDIPVGLPPFAPELAMLTGAAVAAVLGLIVGALAIKRQGIYFAMITLALAQMVYFFSLQAPFTGGENGIQGVPRGHFLGFIDLRDDITLYYVVAAIFFAGFLLIYRIIHSPFGQVLKAIRDNEPRAISLGYRTQRYKLTVFVLSAGLAGLAGGMKAVVSQIATLTDVHWTMSGEVVLMTLVGGMGTIYGPVIGAVIIIAIQTYLNNLGAWVTIVQGTIFVICVMLFREGIAGRLSRWIKRPL is encoded by the coding sequence ATGACTCTCGACCAGCCGCGAATTATCGCCTCACAAGCCGTCCGGCCGTTCGCCGCATCGCCCTCGTTCCTTCACGCCGCGCTGTTCGCCGGGTTGGCGGCGCTGCTGGCGATCCTGCCCGCGCTCGGCCTTTACCCGTTCGTGCTCGCGCAGCTCCTGTGCTTCGCGCTGTTCGCCTGCGCCTTCAACATGCTGCTCGGCTTCGTGGGGCTTCTCTCCTTCGGCCATGCGATGTTCTTCGGCATGGCGTCCTATGTGGCAGCCTATACGGCGAAAAGCGGCCTCGCCTCCCTGCCCTTCTGGCTGCCGGGTGTCGGGCGCTTCGACATCCCGGTCGGCCTTCCGCCCTTCGCGCCAGAGCTTGCGATGCTTACGGGCGCTGCTGTTGCGGCGGTGCTCGGCCTCATCGTGGGCGCGCTCGCCATCAAGCGGCAGGGCATCTATTTCGCGATGATCACGCTGGCGCTCGCGCAGATGGTCTACTTCTTCTCGCTGCAAGCTCCGTTCACGGGCGGCGAGAACGGCATTCAGGGCGTGCCGCGCGGTCATTTCCTCGGCTTCATCGACCTTCGCGACGACATAACACTCTATTATGTGGTCGCAGCGATCTTCTTCGCCGGCTTCCTGCTGATCTATCGCATCATCCACTCGCCGTTCGGGCAGGTGCTGAAGGCCATCCGCGATAACGAGCCGCGCGCGATCTCGCTCGGCTACCGCACCCAGCGCTACAAGCTGACGGTTTTCGTGCTTTCGGCGGGGCTCGCCGGGCTCGCGGGCGGCATGAAGGCCGTCGTGTCGCAGATCGCCACACTCACGGATGTGCACTGGACCATGTCCGGTGAGGTGGTGCTGATGACGCTCGTCGGCGGAATGGGCACGATCTACGGCCCCGTTATCGGCGCGGTCATCATTATCGCGATCCAGACCTATCTCAACAATCTCGGCGCCTGGGTGACGATTGTGCAGGGGACGATCTTCGTCATCTGCGTGATGCTGTTCCGCGAAGGAATCGCAGGCAGGCTGAGCCGCTGGATCAAGCGTCCGCTCTGA
- a CDS encoding ABC transporter ATP-binding protein, whose protein sequence is MAKDVVLQTTGLTKEFRGFVAVNGVDLKVRHGTIHALIGPNGAGKTTCFNLLTKFLNPTRGTILYKGEDITKTPPADVARMGLVRSFQISAVFPHLTALENVRIALQRKRGDSFDFWRSEAVLRDLDGSAGELLEAVGLGDFAATLAGELSYGRKRSLEIATTLALDPAVMLLDEPMAGMAHEDVGRIAALIARVAENRTILMVEHNLSVVADLSDTITVLARGRVLAEGDYATVSKDERVIEAYIGVGHA, encoded by the coding sequence ATGGCCAAAGACGTCGTTTTGCAGACAACGGGCCTGACGAAGGAATTTCGCGGCTTCGTGGCCGTGAACGGCGTCGATCTGAAGGTTCGTCACGGCACCATCCACGCCCTCATCGGCCCGAACGGCGCAGGCAAGACGACCTGCTTCAATCTGCTCACGAAGTTCCTGAACCCGACGCGCGGGACGATCCTCTACAAGGGAGAGGATATCACGAAGACGCCGCCCGCCGATGTGGCGCGCATGGGCCTCGTCCGCTCCTTCCAGATTTCGGCGGTTTTTCCCCATCTCACTGCGCTCGAAAACGTGCGTATCGCACTGCAGCGAAAGCGCGGCGACAGTTTCGATTTCTGGCGCTCCGAGGCCGTCCTGCGCGACCTCGACGGCAGCGCGGGCGAGCTGCTGGAGGCGGTCGGTCTTGGCGACTTCGCCGCGACGCTCGCGGGCGAACTGTCCTATGGCCGCAAGCGCTCGCTCGAAATCGCGACAACGCTTGCCCTCGACCCCGCCGTGATGCTGCTCGACGAGCCGATGGCGGGCATGGCGCATGAGGATGTCGGCCGCATCGCGGCCCTCATCGCGCGGGTTGCGGAAAACCGCACCATCCTCATGGTCGAGCATAATCTCTCGGTCGTGGCCGACCTTTCGGACACGATCACCGTGCTCGCGCGCGGGCGGGTGCTGGCGGAAGGCGATTACGCCACCGTTTCGAAAGATGAACGCGTCATCGAAGCCTATATAGGGGTTGGCCATGCCTGA
- a CDS encoding branched-chain amino acid ABC transporter permease encodes MFELIGVPPQALFGQLLLGLINGSFYALLSLGLAVIFGLLNIINFAHGAQYMLGAFAAYLLLNNPFYSIGYWPALILAPVIVGGLGMLLERNLISQLNVRSKTRPLIFIASFVATFLALAASHLSGGAVPDLASLAGYKLDPAAAYGIAAIGALLFTSLLSATNMLKAPDADQNTDHLYGLLLTFGLAIIIQGLFVNQYGSSGLPYTIPDELKGGQNLGFMFLPIYRGWVIVASLAVCIATWLIIEKTKLGAYLRAATENPTLLSAFGVNVPRLVTFTYGFGVALAGLAGVLAAPIYSVNPNMGADLIIVVFAVVVIGGMGSILGAIVTGFMLGIVEGLTKVFYPEAASVVIFVIMAIVLLIKPAGLFGRTA; translated from the coding sequence ATGTTCGAACTCATCGGCGTGCCGCCGCAGGCGCTGTTCGGCCAGCTCCTCCTGGGGCTCATCAACGGCTCATTTTACGCGCTGCTCAGCCTCGGGCTCGCGGTGATCTTCGGCCTGCTCAACATCATCAACTTCGCCCACGGCGCGCAATACATGTTGGGCGCCTTCGCGGCGTATCTGCTCCTGAACAACCCGTTTTATTCCATCGGCTACTGGCCCGCGCTGATCCTCGCGCCGGTGATCGTGGGGGGCCTCGGCATGCTGCTTGAGCGGAACCTCATTTCGCAGCTGAACGTGCGCTCCAAGACACGCCCTCTGATCTTCATCGCGAGTTTCGTCGCAACCTTTCTTGCGCTCGCCGCATCGCATTTATCCGGCGGCGCGGTGCCCGATCTCGCCTCGCTCGCCGGTTACAAGCTCGACCCGGCGGCGGCCTACGGCATCGCGGCGATCGGTGCGCTTCTGTTCACCTCGCTTCTTTCCGCGACGAACATGCTGAAGGCGCCCGACGCCGACCAGAACACCGACCATCTCTACGGCCTGCTGCTCACTTTCGGCCTCGCCATCATCATCCAGGGGCTGTTCGTGAATCAATACGGTTCCTCGGGCCTGCCCTATACGATCCCGGACGAACTCAAGGGTGGCCAGAATCTCGGCTTCATGTTTCTGCCGATCTATCGCGGCTGGGTGATCGTGGCCTCGCTCGCCGTCTGCATCGCGACGTGGCTCATCATCGAGAAGACAAAGCTCGGCGCCTATTTGCGCGCGGCGACGGAAAACCCGACCCTGCTGTCGGCCTTCGGCGTGAACGTGCCTCGCCTCGTGACCTTCACATACGGCTTCGGCGTTGCGCTGGCGGGCCTCGCGGGTGTGCTTGCCGCGCCGATCTACTCGGTGAACCCCAACATGGGGGCGGATCTCATCATCGTGGTGTTCGCGGTCGTCGTAATCGGCGGCATGGGCTCGATCCTCGGCGCCATCGTGACGGGCTTCATGCTCGGCATCGTGGAGGGGCTGACGAAAGTCTTCTACCCGGAAGCCGCATCCGTGGTGATCTTCGTCATCATGGCCATCGTGCTGCTGATCAAGCCCGCCGGACTGTTCGGAAGGACCGCCTGA